In Limisalsivibrio acetivorans, one genomic interval encodes:
- a CDS encoding bifunctional ADP-dependent NAD(P)H-hydrate dehydratase/NAD(P)H-hydrate epimerase has protein sequence MEILSSAQMGEADRYTIEEIGIPSAVLMENAARSVYEFFESLDIDKDSIAVVCGGGNNGGDGLALARLLINAGFDTDIFLASNPEKLKGDAKLNYDILTKYPARIYEIDEEPSFPVYDVVFDAIFGTGLSRPAEGRYTDIIEAVNISPAFVISIDIPSGLYGSSHQVPGTVIKADATVTFCRPKIPHCMFPAKKYCGETVITDISIPDFAVDKTECSTFLISPFNLPLFPPREPDAHKGSYGHALIMGGSTGKSGAAVIASLACARTGAGLTTCMLPGKLNGILDNLAPEIMSHPVGDTDYFDIKHFDDAISTAGDKTVIAAGPGIGREKSIGDFLKAMIFSTKQQIVIDADGLWHLDSQTLEKLRFRAILTPHIGEFAKLTGLSNEEVLENRLELAGKFAVEKGVTLVLKSADTLIALPDGRVFVNSTGSPALAKGGSGDCLAGIITGLLAQGFSPEDAAKLGCWAMGRTAEILAEETRENHILTGDIVDNLWAAFSELDFQD, from the coding sequence ATGGAAATACTCAGCTCGGCCCAGATGGGTGAAGCGGACAGATACACCATCGAGGAGATCGGCATACCCTCTGCGGTTCTCATGGAGAATGCGGCGAGAAGCGTATACGAGTTCTTCGAATCACTCGATATAGATAAGGACAGTATAGCTGTTGTCTGCGGCGGCGGAAACAACGGCGGCGATGGCCTCGCCCTCGCCCGTCTCCTTATAAACGCAGGCTTCGATACGGATATATTCCTCGCCTCAAACCCCGAAAAGCTCAAAGGGGATGCGAAGCTGAACTACGACATCCTTACAAAGTACCCTGCAAGGATATACGAAATAGATGAGGAGCCCTCCTTCCCCGTATACGATGTAGTCTTCGATGCCATCTTCGGCACAGGTCTGTCCCGTCCGGCGGAGGGGCGTTACACAGATATTATCGAAGCGGTGAACATCTCACCCGCCTTCGTTATCAGCATAGATATCCCGAGCGGCCTATACGGCTCCAGCCATCAGGTTCCGGGTACTGTAATTAAGGCAGATGCCACGGTTACCTTCTGCCGCCCGAAGATCCCCCACTGCATGTTTCCCGCAAAGAAATACTGCGGCGAGACGGTTATTACCGACATATCCATCCCCGACTTTGCTGTGGACAAAACCGAATGCTCCACATTCCTCATATCCCCCTTCAACCTCCCTCTTTTCCCCCCGAGGGAACCGGATGCACACAAGGGGAGCTACGGACACGCCCTCATAATGGGGGGCTCAACCGGAAAATCAGGAGCCGCTGTTATAGCCTCCCTCGCCTGCGCAAGGACAGGGGCCGGTCTCACAACCTGCATGCTACCCGGCAAGCTCAACGGCATTCTGGACAACCTCGCACCCGAGATAATGAGCCATCCCGTGGGGGATACAGACTATTTCGATATTAAGCACTTCGACGATGCCATCTCCACTGCAGGGGATAAAACCGTAATCGCCGCCGGACCCGGCATAGGAAGGGAAAAATCCATAGGTGACTTCCTCAAGGCGATGATATTCAGTACAAAACAGCAGATAGTAATAGATGCGGACGGACTCTGGCACCTTGACAGCCAGACCCTTGAAAAGTTACGATTCCGGGCTATATTGACACCCCACATCGGCGAATTCGCAAAGCTCACCGGCCTCAGCAACGAAGAGGTACTCGAGAACAGGCTTGAGCTTGCTGGAAAGTTTGCTGTTGAGAAGGGGGTTACCCTTGTTCTCAAGAGTGCAGACACCTTGATAGCCCTTCCCGACGGCCGTGTTTTTGTGAACAGTACGGGAAGCCCCGCCCTCGCCAAAGGGGGTAGCGGAGACTGCCTCGCTGGGATAATAACCGGACTCCTCGCACAGGGCTTCAGCCCAGAGGATGCCGCAAAGCTCGGTTGCTGGGCGATGGGGCGAACGGCGGAGATACTCGCCGAGGAAACAAGGGAGAACCACATACTCACAGGAGACATAGTTGACAACCTCTGGGCCGCTTTCAGCGAACTCGACTTTCAGGACTGA
- a CDS encoding Trm112 family protein, translating into MALSSELMEVLACPKCKEGVRESGDGKYIVCDKCSLLYEIREDIPVMLIDEAEKVEDTSGY; encoded by the coding sequence ATGGCTCTAAGTTCCGAGCTTATGGAAGTTCTTGCCTGCCCCAAGTGTAAAGAAGGGGTTAGAGAGTCCGGCGACGGTAAATACATCGTCTGCGACAAGTGCAGCCTGCTCTATGAGATAAGGGAGGATATCCCCGTTATGCTCATCGACGAGGCTGAGAAGGTAGAGGACACAAGCGGGTACTGA
- a CDS encoding TIGR01212 family radical SAM protein (This family includes YhcC from E. coli K-12, an uncharacterized radical SAM protein.), with amino-acid sequence MIYRSLNSYLRERFGEKTWKIPVEAGFTCPNRDGTSGTGGCIYCSNESFSGAEEGGIAEQVRSRIEKLEKKGINSFIVYFQSYSNTYGDLETVRSRIEESLIDERINAIHIGTRPDVVSDEILDYLAELDKRYEVVLELGLQSGNDRTLEWMNRGHGVREFIDTVERCRERGIGTCAHLILGLPGDTIADMRESARLVSDMGVHSVKFHHLHVVKGTPLAKLYAEGGLKLSTPEEYAEMLLECLAELHSDIVVSRLMGDAAGDTLIAPVWDISKNDFIQLLERLSRDKGLVQGSRC; translated from the coding sequence ATGATCTATAGAAGCCTGAACAGCTATCTCAGGGAACGTTTCGGGGAGAAAACATGGAAGATTCCGGTGGAGGCCGGCTTTACATGCCCGAACCGTGACGGAACCTCCGGCACAGGGGGATGTATATACTGCAGTAACGAGAGCTTCTCCGGTGCCGAAGAGGGGGGGATAGCAGAACAGGTGCGCTCCCGCATCGAAAAACTCGAAAAGAAGGGTATAAACAGCTTCATCGTATACTTCCAGTCCTATTCGAATACCTACGGCGATCTGGAGACGGTGAGGAGCAGGATAGAGGAATCCCTCATAGATGAACGGATAAATGCAATCCACATAGGCACACGACCCGATGTGGTATCGGATGAGATCCTTGACTATCTGGCGGAGCTTGATAAACGCTATGAGGTTGTTCTTGAGCTTGGTCTGCAGTCCGGCAATGATAGAACTCTGGAATGGATGAACAGGGGGCATGGCGTGCGTGAGTTTATTGATACCGTTGAAAGATGCCGTGAACGAGGTATTGGAACGTGTGCTCATTTGATCCTTGGGCTTCCTGGTGATACAATTGCAGATATGAGAGAGAGTGCTAGGCTTGTTTCGGATATGGGGGTGCATTCGGTTAAGTTTCACCACCTCCATGTCGTTAAGGGAACGCCCCTGGCGAAGCTTTACGCTGAAGGCGGGCTTAAGCTCAGCACACCGGAGGAGTATGCGGAGATGCTTTTGGAATGTCTGGCGGAGCTTCATTCCGATATCGTTGTCTCCCGGCTTATGGGGGATGCCGCCGGCGATACGCTTATTGCGCCCGTCTGGGATATATCAAAGAACGATTTTATACAGCTCCTTGAACGCTTAAGCCGTGATAAGGGGTTGGTTCAGGGGAGCCGATGCTGA
- the cls gene encoding cardiolipin synthase: MLTIFNIVFQHLGEIISIILVLVILSGRKEARANFAWLMAVILFPFVGAFLYILFGNPRLRRMVDEKFSEYKTLEVEQFYSHSEEFDKSGLGEAVERVTGIPPQLCCNLELIPDGGEKYVRLAESIKKARKYIVIEYYVFKNDETGRYFSNLLIRKAEEGVKVYLLIDGLGSFFFTFSKVYRRLKESKANVTVFHPPLGLKTISRVNFRNHRKIAVIDGSICYTGGMNIGKEYSGDSDGSRKWYDAHLSFSGDAVRSMEELFAEDWLFASGEDITDIFTHEEQEGGETALQIIPSGPHLAKHHIYNTIFTTLNRAKDSVVIVTPYLVPDQPVMETLKNISALGIKVKVILPGKNNQPIAAAAGRSYYEELLENGVEIYETKGMMLHAKIVVVDGYFVIMGSANMDGRSFRINFELNIAAYSGDFANETDKLIRFYLENSDKLDYGDVKNRPFAIKIFEGMCRTLGPVL, translated from the coding sequence ATGCTGACAATCTTCAACATAGTCTTCCAGCATCTCGGGGAGATTATATCCATTATCCTTGTTCTTGTTATCCTGTCCGGCCGGAAGGAGGCCAGGGCCAACTTCGCCTGGCTTATGGCCGTTATTCTATTTCCCTTTGTGGGAGCCTTTCTGTATATTCTGTTCGGAAACCCACGCCTGCGTCGTATGGTGGACGAGAAGTTCAGTGAGTACAAGACCCTTGAAGTCGAGCAGTTCTACAGCCACAGCGAAGAGTTTGATAAAAGCGGATTGGGAGAGGCTGTGGAGCGTGTTACAGGGATACCCCCCCAGCTCTGCTGCAATCTGGAGCTTATCCCGGACGGCGGGGAGAAGTATGTTCGCCTGGCAGAGAGTATAAAGAAAGCACGAAAGTACATCGTTATCGAGTACTATGTATTTAAAAATGATGAAACCGGCAGGTATTTCTCAAACCTTCTCATAAGAAAAGCGGAGGAGGGGGTTAAGGTATACCTGCTTATAGACGGTCTGGGCTCCTTCTTCTTCACATTCTCCAAGGTCTATAGAAGGTTGAAAGAGAGTAAAGCTAACGTTACCGTGTTCCATCCACCCCTCGGGCTTAAGACGATATCCCGTGTAAACTTTCGCAACCACAGAAAGATAGCAGTTATTGACGGTTCTATATGCTACACAGGGGGGATGAACATAGGCAAGGAGTATTCCGGCGACAGTGACGGAAGCAGGAAGTGGTACGATGCCCACCTCAGCTTCTCCGGCGATGCAGTGCGCTCCATGGAGGAGCTTTTCGCCGAGGACTGGCTATTTGCCTCGGGTGAGGATATAACGGATATATTCACACACGAGGAACAGGAGGGGGGAGAAACCGCCCTGCAGATAATACCCTCCGGCCCGCATCTCGCCAAGCATCATATATATAACACAATCTTTACCACCCTTAACCGTGCCAAGGATTCTGTGGTTATCGTAACCCCGTATCTCGTTCCAGACCAGCCTGTTATGGAGACTCTTAAGAATATCAGTGCCCTCGGGATAAAGGTTAAGGTAATTCTGCCGGGTAAGAATAATCAGCCTATAGCCGCTGCCGCAGGACGTTCATACTATGAGGAGCTTCTGGAGAATGGTGTTGAGATATACGAGACAAAGGGGATGATGCTCCACGCCAAGATCGTTGTTGTGGACGGCTATTTTGTTATTATGGGTTCTGCCAACATGGACGGCAGGAGCTTCCGTATTAACTTCGAGCTTAATATTGCGGCATATTCGGGGGATTTTGCCAATGAGACGGATAAGCTCATCCGCTTCTACCTTGAGAATTCGGACAAGCTTGATTACGGCGATGTCAAAAACCGCCCCTTTGCCATTAAGATTTTCGAGGGGATGTGCAGGACTCTGGGCCCCGTTCTTTAG
- a CDS encoding EAL domain-containing protein: MHLIIESRAIRNFKKLKNVKDVVLFVNLDASILDGNRGISKYWTKHFAEEEGLDFRSIAVEIVESRIENNENLTEIIESYKATGFFVVLDDFGALHSNLNRIVLAKPDIIKIDRYLVDNVSNDYYQQSIIQSIIDLAKKIGSLTLAEGLENEEDVLKCYELGIDLFQGYYFATPQPFTEEVEEKCVNKLHFISHKVKHHIINTINHNQSQQSKHEETMNFIVDNLSGMHVGDYFTHLERIACELNEVECIYLLDSRGIQLGPTVCNRTVCDMKEQRLIFKPADNSADHSLKDYYYYVNHLNIDRFYTDPYISLATGYLCRTLSQRLQTSTGTYILCVDFIDKKLRNI, encoded by the coding sequence TTGCACTTAATTATTGAATCCAGGGCCATCAGAAATTTCAAAAAGCTTAAAAACGTAAAGGATGTGGTTCTGTTCGTTAACCTCGATGCATCCATCCTTGACGGCAACAGAGGGATAAGCAAATACTGGACGAAGCATTTCGCCGAGGAGGAGGGGCTGGATTTTCGTTCCATTGCCGTTGAGATTGTTGAATCGAGGATCGAGAACAATGAGAACCTCACAGAGATTATCGAAAGCTACAAAGCAACTGGATTCTTTGTGGTTCTTGATGATTTCGGCGCACTCCATTCAAACCTGAACCGTATTGTTCTGGCCAAGCCGGATATCATAAAAATCGACCGCTACCTTGTTGATAACGTCAGTAACGATTATTACCAGCAGAGCATCATCCAGTCGATCATAGACCTCGCCAAAAAGATAGGCTCCCTGACACTGGCGGAGGGACTGGAAAACGAGGAGGACGTGCTTAAATGCTATGAGCTAGGCATAGATCTCTTCCAAGGCTACTATTTCGCCACACCCCAACCCTTCACCGAAGAGGTTGAAGAGAAATGTGTCAACAAGCTCCATTTCATATCCCACAAGGTTAAGCACCATATAATAAATACAATCAACCACAACCAGTCCCAGCAGAGCAAGCACGAGGAGACTATGAACTTCATCGTGGACAACCTTTCCGGCATGCACGTTGGTGATTATTTTACCCATCTGGAGAGGATCGCCTGCGAGCTGAACGAGGTGGAGTGCATATACCTGCTGGACAGCCGCGGGATACAGCTCGGGCCGACGGTGTGCAACAGAACAGTCTGCGATATGAAGGAACAGCGGCTTATCTTCAAGCCGGCAGACAACAGTGCTGATCATTCGCTGAAGGACTATTACTACTACGTGAATCACCTTAACATTGACCGCTTCTACACCGACCCCTACATATCCCTCGCCACAGGATACCTCTGCCGCACCCTATCCCAGAGGCTTCAGACCTCCACGGGAACGTACATCCTCTGCGTGGACTTCATCGATAAGAAGCTCAGGAATATCTAA
- a CDS encoding IS30 family transposase: MKNYTHLTREQRYQIYVLRKTGHSQTDIADLLKVHKSTISRELRRNTGGRGYRPKQAHRKAIERRMDKVPRRIAQTEWYFVERLLLEDWSPEQVSNWLNQNYGINVSHERIYQHILEDKSHGGTLYTHLRCRRKRRKRYGVYERRGEIHGKLSIEQRPSIVEEKARFGDWEVDTVIGKGNKQAIVSLIERKSYLTLIRKVERKTAVLVTKAVIEMLKPISHLVHTITSDNGKEFAGHAEISEILGAEFYFAHPYASWERGINENTNGLIRQYVPKSRMLESVDDIEIQNIMQKLNNRPRKATGYKTPNQILFSIDPVALAS, translated from the coding sequence ATGAAGAACTATACACACCTGACCCGTGAACAAAGGTACCAGATTTATGTGCTGAGGAAAACCGGACATTCTCAGACGGACATAGCTGATTTGCTTAAAGTACATAAATCTACCATCAGCCGAGAGTTACGCAGAAACACAGGAGGTCGTGGTTATCGCCCAAAGCAAGCTCATCGCAAAGCTATTGAACGAAGAATGGACAAGGTCCCAAGACGGATTGCACAAACTGAATGGTATTTTGTTGAACGTCTTCTGCTTGAAGACTGGAGCCCTGAGCAGGTGAGCAATTGGCTAAATCAAAATTATGGAATAAACGTAAGTCATGAGCGTATCTACCAGCACATTCTTGAAGATAAAAGTCATGGTGGAACACTTTATACTCACCTGCGTTGCCGAAGAAAACGCAGGAAGCGATATGGTGTTTATGAACGCAGAGGAGAGATACATGGCAAGTTAAGCATTGAGCAGCGTCCAAGTATTGTAGAAGAGAAAGCGAGATTCGGAGACTGGGAAGTGGATACAGTTATAGGAAAAGGGAACAAGCAGGCGATTGTTTCTCTTATTGAGCGGAAGTCTTATCTGACACTTATACGCAAGGTAGAAAGAAAGACTGCTGTACTGGTGACAAAAGCGGTTATAGAAATGTTGAAACCGATATCACACCTAGTCCATACAATCACTTCCGATAACGGGAAAGAGTTTGCAGGACATGCCGAAATATCTGAGATACTAGGGGCTGAATTCTACTTTGCTCATCCATATGCTTCGTGGGAACGCGGAATAAACGAAAATACAAACGGACTCATTAGGCAGTATGTACCAAAGAGTAGGATGCTTGAAAGTGTTGATGATATAGAGATTCAGAATATTATGCAGAAACTAAACAACAGACCAAGAAAAGCAACTGGATATAAAACTCCTAACCAGATACTATTCTCTATAGACCCCGTTGCACTTGCTAGTTGA
- a CDS encoding EAL domain-containing protein gives MDNNDFQIDRIIENEDIITDFQPIVCLKKKRIVGLEALSRGYCRENDEIIPPFRLFSRAKETGNDTKLDRLCRKTAPEFN, from the coding sequence ATGGATAATAACGATTTCCAGATTGACAGGATCATTGAAAACGAGGATATAATCACCGATTTTCAGCCGATTGTATGCCTCAAGAAGAAGAGGATCGTGGGTCTTGAAGCACTCAGCCGCGGCTACTGCCGTGAGAATGACGAGATCATCCCCCCTTTTCGCCTGTTCTCCCGGGCTAAGGAAACCGGCAATGACACCAAACTGGACCGACTCTGCCGTAAAACAGCCCCTGAATTCAACTAG
- a CDS encoding EAL domain-containing protein, whose translation MADIDIFDIIQNERVITEFQPIISLKERKMVGIEALSRGVKPECGSVIPPVTMFEKAKENNCLVELDRLCRRTAVNNFCRINNRDDLILFVNLDASILDLIEDTGMSWTKRFADEAGVDCRMIAIEIVESKIDRNEFLSDFVSRHRDYGFFVTLDDFGAFHSNLDRIIKSKPNIIKIDRSLIADMNRDYYRQSIIKSIIDLSKKIGSLTLAEGLETEEDIVKCYELGVDLFQGFYFSKPVNDFTKLNNCCSDKINHISSQIRTHLSSIIENKQKQHKRFEEITEIILNGINNKPAELRQGLMEEMVRSHPEIECLFFLDANGIQSTETVCCENVVKKASHRLFSPSGAGSDHSLKDYYYFLKQLSIKKFYTDPYISLATGELCRTMSMIFKSGEEEEILCIDFIDRSPGTAHPKAMH comes from the coding sequence TTGGCAGATATTGATATATTTGACATCATACAAAACGAGCGGGTTATTACAGAGTTCCAGCCGATCATCAGCCTCAAGGAGCGTAAGATGGTCGGAATCGAGGCTCTCAGCCGAGGCGTTAAGCCGGAGTGCGGCTCTGTAATTCCACCTGTCACCATGTTTGAGAAGGCAAAGGAGAACAACTGCCTCGTTGAGCTGGACAGGCTCTGCCGCAGAACCGCTGTGAACAACTTCTGCCGCATAAACAACAGAGATGACCTCATTCTCTTTGTAAACCTTGATGCTTCGATTCTCGACCTCATAGAGGACACGGGCATGTCTTGGACAAAACGCTTCGCCGACGAGGCCGGTGTGGACTGCCGCATGATAGCCATAGAGATAGTTGAATCCAAGATAGACCGTAACGAATTCTTGAGCGACTTTGTCTCCAGACACCGTGATTACGGCTTCTTTGTAACCCTCGACGATTTCGGAGCATTCCATTCAAACCTCGACCGCATCATTAAATCAAAGCCCAACATCATAAAGATAGACCGCTCTCTCATCGCAGATATGAACCGGGACTACTACCGCCAGAGTATAATAAAATCTATCATAGACCTCTCCAAGAAGATCGGCTCCCTCACCCTGGCAGAGGGTCTAGAGACCGAAGAGGATATCGTAAAATGCTACGAGCTCGGTGTGGACCTTTTTCAGGGGTTCTACTTCTCCAAGCCTGTGAACGACTTCACCAAGCTGAATAATTGCTGCAGTGATAAGATAAACCACATATCAAGCCAGATTCGAACCCACCTCAGCTCCATCATTGAGAACAAACAGAAGCAGCACAAAAGGTTCGAAGAGATAACCGAAATTATCCTGAACGGCATAAACAACAAGCCCGCAGAACTACGGCAAGGGTTGATGGAAGAGATGGTGCGCAGCCATCCGGAGATCGAATGTTTATTCTTCCTTGATGCCAACGGCATACAATCCACAGAGACAGTATGCTGCGAAAACGTTGTCAAAAAAGCTTCCCATAGGCTTTTCAGCCCTTCCGGCGCAGGCTCCGACCACTCCCTGAAGGATTACTACTACTTCCTCAAACAGCTCAGCATAAAAAAATTCTACACCGACCCCTACATTTCCCTCGCAACCGGGGAGCTTTGCAGAACTATGTCCATGATTTTCAAATCGGGTGAAGAGGAGGAGATCCTCTGCATCGATTTCATAGACCGCTCCCCCGGAACCGCCCACCCCAAAGCAATGCACTGA
- a CDS encoding DUF445 family protein: protein MPFLNYSILATPLVTGFVGYVTNWLAIKMLFRPHKRKWYTLGWQGVIPRKRAMLAEKVGGLVGEKLIGEEEIVRAVKSESVQNALASTIESELTDYLSRDWGTVAEILSKLGLPPETLEKKIREILDDERVEAAVKSAIEEIASGAVDRVADMRLSELIGDGENLKSLVENAVKSGRWQGMVINELSNKLNNLVLSGKSIADLLPDKVLSSVPGFSEYITDRGVDFLDKLLQEPETRAKLSKKLVKLKDSLFTGSGFDQLKHGFVNMFLNEDSITDLVNDHLPSLVKSIRQDEALKGKICKGIEDKINEFLKKPLYTHAGNIGFETVYEVRGEYVGMLREYLCSESFVNRITDTVKGMIDEDPDRTVGSAAKSMGFDLSDGSLAKLAADTVISGGSFKEKLPKTIVGMTEKIHIRGLYDHIPKKAFLNIKTKLRDEINTVMEKNVPGMLRAVDLPKIVEQKINTLNLYEVEDLLFDFMKDQFRWINILGFFLGFFFGCVQVLIIHLMG from the coding sequence TTGCCGTTTCTGAATTATAGCATCCTCGCCACACCCCTAGTTACGGGATTTGTGGGTTACGTTACAAACTGGCTCGCCATCAAGATGCTCTTCCGCCCCCATAAGAGGAAATGGTACACCCTCGGATGGCAGGGTGTAATCCCCCGCAAGCGTGCCATGCTCGCCGAGAAGGTGGGCGGTCTTGTGGGTGAAAAGCTCATCGGCGAAGAGGAGATCGTTAGGGCTGTTAAATCCGAATCGGTTCAGAACGCCCTTGCCTCCACCATCGAATCGGAACTGACCGACTACCTCAGCCGAGACTGGGGCACCGTGGCGGAGATACTCTCCAAGCTTGGCCTCCCCCCTGAAACATTAGAAAAAAAGATCCGTGAAATCCTTGATGATGAGCGTGTGGAAGCGGCGGTGAAGTCCGCCATTGAGGAGATAGCCTCCGGTGCTGTGGACAGAGTTGCGGACATGCGTCTGAGCGAACTCATCGGGGATGGGGAAAACCTGAAAAGCCTCGTGGAGAACGCCGTTAAATCGGGGCGCTGGCAGGGGATGGTTATAAACGAACTCTCCAACAAGCTCAACAACCTCGTACTCTCCGGCAAATCTATTGCGGATCTTCTACCCGACAAGGTTTTATCATCCGTACCAGGCTTTTCAGAGTATATAACCGACAGGGGTGTGGACTTCCTCGACAAGCTCCTTCAGGAGCCCGAAACAAGGGCGAAACTATCCAAAAAGCTCGTTAAGCTCAAGGACAGCCTGTTCACCGGAAGCGGGTTCGACCAGCTCAAGCACGGTTTTGTGAACATGTTCCTCAACGAAGACAGTATAACGGATCTGGTTAATGACCATCTCCCCAGCCTAGTCAAAAGCATAAGACAGGATGAGGCTCTGAAAGGGAAGATATGCAAAGGCATTGAAGACAAGATTAACGAGTTCCTCAAGAAGCCTCTCTACACCCATGCCGGCAACATCGGCTTTGAGACCGTCTATGAGGTTCGCGGTGAATACGTGGGGATGCTGAGAGAGTATCTTTGCTCCGAAAGCTTTGTGAACCGCATAACAGACACCGTAAAGGGGATGATAGACGAGGATCCGGACAGAACCGTGGGCTCTGCGGCGAAGAGTATGGGGTTTGACCTCAGCGACGGTTCCCTCGCAAAGCTTGCAGCAGATACCGTTATCTCCGGTGGAAGCTTCAAGGAGAAGCTTCCTAAGACCATCGTAGGCATGACAGAGAAGATTCACATCAGGGGGCTCTACGACCACATCCCTAAGAAGGCCTTCCTCAACATAAAGACAAAACTCAGGGATGAGATAAACACAGTAATGGAAAAGAACGTTCCCGGAATGCTCAGGGCTGTGGACCTTCCAAAGATAGTAGAACAGAAGATAAATACCCTGAATCTCTACGAGGTGGAGGACCTTCTCTTTGACTTCATGAAGGACCAGTTCCGCTGGATCAATATCCTTGGTTTCTTCCTCGGCTTCTTCTTCGGGTGTGTACAGGTACTGATTATCCATCTCATGGGATAA
- a CDS encoding Ppx/GppA phosphatase family protein gives MRTATIDIGSNAVRLLIADVEDGKITNYLQHGRHITRLGDKMGQTGKLSEESVVRTLKALQEFGSTIIEYDCKKLKTVATSAVREAENPELLIDAAKEMGFDIEVIDGHTEASLIYKGAVSGIETEHQNTLLFDIGGGSTEFIYAKAGEKPAALSVPLGVVKLADLYDFSGPCIEEHMDKMKIPIYNVISEVNKHMNCEPEILIASAGTPTTLAAIDLEMEEYDWKQVNGHVLTREAIGSIFERLSTVSGEERLKIKGMEEGREDLIIPGTLITMEMMDMFGMERLTVSDFGLREGLAIAVSEL, from the coding sequence ATGAGAACAGCGACAATAGATATTGGCTCCAACGCGGTACGACTCCTCATTGCGGATGTTGAGGACGGCAAAATCACAAATTATCTTCAGCACGGCAGACACATAACTCGCCTCGGCGACAAGATGGGGCAAACAGGGAAGCTTTCAGAAGAGTCCGTTGTTAGAACCCTGAAAGCTCTGCAGGAATTCGGCTCCACTATCATCGAATACGACTGCAAAAAGCTTAAAACCGTTGCCACCAGTGCAGTGCGTGAGGCGGAGAACCCCGAGCTTCTTATTGATGCAGCCAAGGAGATGGGCTTTGATATCGAGGTTATCGACGGCCACACCGAGGCCTCCCTCATATACAAGGGCGCCGTATCAGGTATTGAAACCGAACACCAGAACACACTCCTCTTTGATATAGGAGGGGGATCCACAGAGTTTATCTACGCCAAGGCAGGTGAAAAACCCGCGGCACTCTCCGTTCCCCTCGGTGTTGTTAAGCTTGCGGATCTGTACGACTTCTCCGGCCCCTGCATCGAAGAACACATGGATAAGATGAAGATCCCGATATACAACGTGATTAGCGAAGTGAACAAACATATGAACTGCGAGCCGGAGATCTTGATCGCTAGCGCAGGAACACCCACCACCCTTGCTGCCATCGACCTCGAGATGGAGGAATACGACTGGAAACAGGTAAACGGCCACGTCCTCACCCGTGAGGCGATTGGCAGTATATTCGAAAGACTCAGCACCGTAAGCGGTGAGGAGCGTCTGAAGATAAAAGGCATGGAGGAGGGAAGGGAGGATCTGATAATCCCCGGAACCCTCATAACCATGGAGATGATGGATATGTTCGGCATGGAAAGGCTAACTGTATCCGATTTTGGGCTCAGGGAGGGTCTGGCAATTGCCGTTTCTGAATTATAG